Within the Neosynechococcus sphagnicola sy1 genome, the region GTTACCCAGAACAGTAAGCACCTATGTAACAGTCAGCACCAAGAGGGAATTGTGGATGAACAATGGCAGAGTGAGAATTTACGAGTTATCGCGGGAATTAAACTTGGATAATAAGGGTATCTTGGCAGTTTGTGAACAGCTTAACATCGCAGTGAAATCTCACAGTAGTACGATTACAGAAACAGAAGCCGAACGGATTCGAGCCGCTGCTGAAAAGTATTCGGCGGCTCAAGCAGGAGCAGCTAAACCCACCGCAGAGCCGTCGGGGGGAATACGGCCTGTGCCATCTCCATCCAAGGAAGTGAGCAATCGGCCCATTGTCCAGAAAAACAACAAATTTTAGAAATTCGTAAACCGATCATTCGCCCCACCCTGAATTCTGAGTCGGCGACGGTTCTGGAGCCAGCGGCTAATCAGCCGCTCCATGCCAGCACACTGCCGTCAACTGCGAGTCAGCAGCCCCAAACACCGCAGCGGCTGACGACTCCCCCCGCCCAGTTCGCGGCAATGGTATAGCGGGTACCGTCTCTCCTACTCTGCCGCCGCCATCCTATCAGGAACCAACAAAA harbors:
- a CDS encoding translation initiation factor IF-2 N-terminal domain-containing protein, whose amino-acid sequence is MDNKGILAVCEQLNIAVKSHSSTITETEAERIRAAAEKYSAAQAGAAKPTAEPSGGIRPVPSPSKEVSNRPIVQKNNKF